The genome window GGGGTGCCTGTAGTTATCTGCCTCAAATTCATCCAAGTTCCGACCTTTGTCAGATAACCCAGTATTGCGATGTTTGTGTCTCCAGGAGTCTGGTTGAATTTTCGCTCCAATTGCTATTCCACTCAAAAGTCCATTGATATGCCTTATGTCTTGTGTGAATAAATTTTTTCAACCAATGTAAAAACCAGAATCTATTCTAATGGGCAATACCATATCCTAGTAATTGAGTACGGGTACGATAAAAAAAGCAAAGAAGCTAGTTGAGGAAGGCAATGTGATGCAGATCGACAATGATCTGTATCAAGTAAGATCCTCATCTGATCCTGGCAAATCCTACATGGTTACCGCTGATTCCTGTGATTGCCTTGGATTCAAAAACTTCTACAAATTCCACCACGGTAAGGGACTCAAGGCCAACTGTTCGCATTTGGAGGCAGTCAAGATATACTTGGAATCTCAAAAGTGACTTTGCTAAATCTGTATGATTCCTGCGTTTACCAGGTACTCTAAGGCACTGGCAAACTCTGTATCTGAAATCAAGTCATCTGTCCACCATGACGCATTTGTCTTTATCCAGCCTGGGATTACCTTTTGACCATTCTGCATTTGAGAACTGATTATGTTTTCTTTTGAGAGATATTGTATTGTCTCAATGAATTCTCCATCTGAGATGACATTGCTTGACCACATCTTTGCCTCTGTCTTTATCCAGCCTGGGATTTTGCGTTCTGGCGCGTCTTTCAAATCAAAGATCGTGCTGGCTATCTGCGTTGGTAGGCCATACACCAGTTTGAGTGTGTATTTTGCACCGTCTAATTTGTCAGTGCGCACCGTTTCATCAAGTGTTGCGTCGTCATTAAAGTGCCCCTCTATGGAATCTACCAGTTTGGACTGATCGTAAACTAGGATCTGATATCTTATTTTTGCATAATCGTCTGCAACCTTGCCTGTGACTGCAACGTCTTGTCCTTTGTGGTATGTTGTGTGGCCTATGACGATTGGGAGTGCTGTGTCTGGCTGTGATTCTGGCGCAGTAGATATGACTATCTTTCCAGTCATCCATGGATGTATTTCACAGAAATAATAGAATGCAAAACGGCCCTCTAGATCTGTTATTTCTACAGTTCCTGATTTTTTGGCGTCAATTTCTCCTGTTTTAAAAAACAATCCAGAGTATTCAGGTGCTTTTGGAACTCCGCTTGTGACACTGTGTGTAACAGAGTCCTCGTTTACCCACGTTATGGTGTCGCCAGGCTCAATTGGAAGAATGTCTGGATAAAACGCACCTGTCGTCTCATTGTTTGCTGAGCCGTCTAGAATTTTTACTTCCAAGTTTTTGCCCATTTGTCCAAAGGCTACTTGTTGATAGGAAAAAATTAACAACCCCACTACAAAAAAACCAACTAACGTACTGTCTTTGAACAAGTGGACTCAAATTCAAAATCCCGCCATGTGGTATTTTGAATTTGTCTGTTCAAAACAGACAAACTAGGATAAATTAGGAAAATCACGCCACGTTGACAGGCCTGAACATTTTTCTGTAGAGCCAAAAAAGACCAACCATCTCAACTTGCTCCATAAACAAAATCAAATGTATGCTTGCCAGCCAGTCCCCCGTCATGTCGTTTAGTATCGCAAATGATAACGAAAAAACGTACGCAATGTACCTGATTTGGGAAACTCCCACAAACTCGCCATCCTTTACGCCTGGCCCGTTAAGCTTGATCTGAGAAGCATGTTCTTCCCCGAACATGTCCTGGAATAATGCCTCTTTGTCCTCCTGGTACACCGTGTTTCCTTGGTTTACAAGTACGATGACAGTGCCAAAATAAACCATAAACCCTAGTAGCAAAATAATGATCAGGCGTGATGATTTGCCCCACACCACCTTTCTTATCTGATTTTTCAAAATCTTGCCGAATGTGCCAAGCTTGTTTTTCTTGGCCAGATATAGCATCAGTAATGACACCGCTGTGGCAAACCCGAGGTTGCCAAGCCAGTGCTCTGCAAAGTACTGGCTTACAAGCAGACGAAATGGAAGAAATATTCCTGCGGAAACTCCGACTAGGATGCACTTCTCCTTAAGATCCTCTAAATTCATTCACGACCCTCTTGAATCGAACCTGTGATCAGAACTTGTTCTTGAGTTCCTTTAGATATTTGACACTCACTCGATACGCCCTGATTGCCGAGTATATCTCGTAGAGGTCCTTGTAGGTAGGACTTAGTTTCTTCAAGTCCTCCCGGTTTATCCCAAAGTCCTCAATTGTCTGCCATATGTTCTCAAGAGAAACCCCTTCGTCATCAACTAGTATTGAAGAAAGGTTCTTGATGATTCCCCTGCCCAAATAGATGCTTGCTGTCTTCATGCGCACGTTTCTTTACCTTTGATTATATCTTTCACGGAACTTGATCGGATTTGGCAGTTCCAATTTGGAACTTGAAATCTTGGCGACTTTGCAAAATTTCTACTTGTATGACTTTTTGACTGTGAGTCCCTTTACCTTGCCGCTACTGGATTTTTCATCGTGTTTTTTTGGCTTGGAGTGGTTCTCAGTGCCGTTTAGATCTGCGACTTTTTCCATGCTGTCTCTTTTAGTCGAAAGCCTCTCCAAGTACGCCTTTCTGGCCTCGTCTGGGGTGCCGCCATCATCCAAAACCTGCTTCATGACAAGCCTTGCATCTGCGATTATTTTTTTAGTGTAGTTCATTTGATTTGCAATGTCATCTCTTATGCTGGGGGTTAGTTCTGAGAAGTACTTGTCATATCTGTAACCTGAAAAACTTCCCGGACCTGGCTTTAGCTCAGTCACTGTCTGGTTTAGTCTTTGGCTTGCAACGTCTTTTTTTTCTTGCAACGCTATCTTTTTTGCTTCTATGTCTATCTGCTTTTGGAACATCTTGTTTTTCTCCTTTAGAAATCTCTCATAATTTTTAATCTTTAGCAATTCGTACGGGTCGGATTTTTTCTGATCAGTATTGTTGGTTATATTTGAGTTATAATACAAGTCGCTAAACGTTGTTAGCTGTTTTGATATTCTTAACGACGCTTCTCCAAACCCCTTCTTTCCGTCCTGGTGTGCAAAAACATTCACCTTGAAAATTCCGGGCATTGTCTGCTCGGAAAATTCTTGCCTGAACTGTCCATCTGAATCTGTCGTGGTTATGGCAGAGTTTGCACCAAACGTGATCTTTACCTTTGTGTCTGGCACAGGCCTCATCACATTGTCCGTGACTGTACCAAAAACTACTGGCTTTTGACCTAGTTCGATTTGGTATTGTTCGAGTTTGACGTTTATGAGAAAATCAAACGGGGCAGCAGATGCATGTGACACCAATATGAAAAACGTGGCAAAAAACATGACTCCTACGATTGCTACTTGTCTCAACGTTGTGAATTGAACCAATATCTGTTAAGCTCAAACATCAAAATCAAAACAGTTGCAAATCAGTTATTTTTTAGCAATTCAAGTTATATGACAATCGTTTTGGTTTGCTTACTCTTTCTGTATTTTCAAAAAATATAGTCATTTTGCAAAACGATCCAAAGTTTGTAGTTTGATCTCAAAATGCAAAAAAGATCGATAAAACAAAATGTTGATCCCAAAATTGCATACAATTGAACGAAAGCTTTTAATCAGTGTAATTTTTACGATTAAAATGTTGCAATTAAAATTTTACACAGTTCTGATGACACTGCTGGTTGTCAGCATGGTCTATTCACCGTCTTTTAGTAACACAGCTAGCGCCGCAACCCAGCCTCAAAACATTGTAAAGGCCGGAGACTTTGTAACCTTGTCTGGAACCGGAACTGACCCTGACGATGATTTCCTTACAGTCCAATGGAAACAAGTTAGTGGCGAGCCAGTTACACTGTCCTCAACAACCGTTGCAGAACCCACCTTCACTGCCCCTGAAGTTGAAAACGGCATGGTGAAAATTTTAACTTTTGAATTAACCGTTACTGATCCTTATGGAGCAACTGACAAAGACACACTGAAAATCACTGTCTTGCCAAGAAATCAGCCCCCAACTGCTGACGCCGGCAGTGATCAAACTGTAAACAAAAATGACCAAGTCACCCTCAATGGTGACGGCTCAGACCCAGACGGTGACGCCTTGTACTACCACTGGTCACAAATTGACGGACCAATCGTAGAATTATCTGATGTAAATGACCAAAACGCTTCATTTGATACTTCATCAATGCCTCGAAGTTCTGGCATTTTGCGATTCCAGCTGACTGTCACTGACGGATATGGCGGATTGGCACGTGATAGCGTTGTAATCAAAGTCAACGCTGCAAAGGCTACGCTGATTACTGCCGATGCAGGCGATGATCAAACTGTTGACGAAGGAACAAACGTACAACTAGATGGCTCTTGTAATGATAAACTGAATAGAGAATTCTCCTACAGCTGGGTACAAACACTTGGACCATTCGCACCACTGTCATCAACAACTAGTGCAGACCCAACATTTACTGCACCTGAAATCGCAAATGGACAAATGGTCCCGACTGCATTTAGATTGACTTGTGCCGTAGGTGATGGCGGTGGATCATCTACCGATGTTGTAATTATTAGAGTAAACCCAGTCAACGATATTCCTGTCGCTGATGCAGGTCCTGACAAGAACACTCTCTCAAACAGACTCGTAATACTTGCCGGTTCTGGCTCAGACCCAGACGGAGATGCACTCAAGTATACTTGGAAACAAGTTGGCGGTGAAGATGTAGACCTTCTATTCCCAAACAGATCTGAATTAAAGTTCACAGCACCCGAAGTATTTGGCGGCGACTCTACAACTTTAGAATTTGAATTAACTGCAACTGACCCATATGGGGCAAAGGGAACAGACACTGTTACTGTAACTGTAACCTCTGATAACGCAAGACCATCTGCAGACGCTGGACTTGACCAAACTGTAGATGAACAAACAGGCGTTACACTTTCTGGCTCTGCAGAAGACCCAGACAGTGAAGATATCACTTATACCTGGAAGCAAGTTGGCGGCGAAGCAGTTGAATTATCCTCAACTGATGAACAAAGCCCAACATTCACAGCACCAATAGTTGCCAATGGCAAAGTCAAGGTGTTGGTATTTGAGCTAAGAGCAGCTGATGAGAATGGTCGTCCATCAAAGGACACTACCAAAGTATACGTACTTCCAGTCAACTCTGCACCAGTAGTTGATGCAGGCATTGATCAAACTGTGGATGTCGATGCAACTGTGATGCTTTCTGGCTCTGCATCCGATGAGGATGGAGAACAGCTAACCTATCTGTGGAGCCAAATTGGCGGACAGACAGTGAACTTGTCTTCGGTAACAGACCTGGATGTATCGTTTGTAGCACCCAAGACAGAACTTGACACCACACTAACATTCCAATTAGTAGCTAACGATGGAACTATTGACAGCGCACCTGATACAGTCGATGTCGTTGTAAAGGGAATTGCCACAAAGGCAATAACTGCATATGCCGGCAAAGACCAAAATGTCAATGAGCACGTTGTTGTGACCTTGTTTGGCTCTGGAAAGGATCCATTAAAGCACAATCTCTCATACAGCTGGAATCAACTATCTGGCGAGCCTGTAGTCTTGTCATCATCTACTCTGGCAAAGCCTTCATTTGAGTCACCTGACGTGGACAATGAGGAGACAAAGACATTGGTATTTGAGCTAACTGTCAGTGACGGAACTGGCCGCAGCGCAAAGGACACTGTCAAGATAACAGTTGGTCCAATTAACGGCGACCCAACAGCGTTTGCCAAAGTAAAAAGTACAAGAGAGCCAGTGTAAGTCTGGCTTAATCTGTTCTAATTTTATCAATCCGCAATCACAAGTATGTTCATAAACCA of Candidatus Nitrosotenuis sp. DW1 contains these proteins:
- a CDS encoding carboxypeptidase-like regulatory domain-containing protein → MRQVAIVGVMFFATFFILVSHASAAPFDFLINVKLEQYQIELGQKPVVFGTVTDNVMRPVPDTKVKITFGANSAITTTDSDGQFRQEFSEQTMPGIFKVNVFAHQDGKKGFGEASLRISKQLTTFSDLYYNSNITNNTDQKKSDPYELLKIKNYERFLKEKNKMFQKQIDIEAKKIALQEKKDVASQRLNQTVTELKPGPGSFSGYRYDKYFSELTPSIRDDIANQMNYTKKIIADARLVMKQVLDDGGTPDEARKAYLERLSTKRDSMEKVADLNGTENHSKPKKHDEKSSSGKVKGLTVKKSYK
- a CDS encoding cupredoxin domain-containing protein — protein: MEVKILDGSANNETTGAFYPDILPIEPGDTITWVNEDSVTHSVTSGVPKAPEYSGLFFKTGEIDAKKSGTVEITDLEGRFAFYYFCEIHPWMTGKIVISTAPESQPDTALPIVIGHTTYHKGQDVAVTGKVADDYAKIRYQILVYDQSKLVDSIEGHFNDDATLDETVRTDKLDGAKYTLKLVYGLPTQIASTIFDLKDAPERKIPGWIKTEAKMWSSNVISDGEFIETIQYLSKENIISSQMQNGQKVIPGWIKTNASWWTDDLISDTEFASALEYLVNAGIIQI
- a CDS encoding PKD domain-containing protein, encoding MLQLKFYTVLMTLLVVSMVYSPSFSNTASAATQPQNIVKAGDFVTLSGTGTDPDDDFLTVQWKQVSGEPVTLSSTTVAEPTFTAPEVENGMVKILTFELTVTDPYGATDKDTLKITVLPRNQPPTADAGSDQTVNKNDQVTLNGDGSDPDGDALYYHWSQIDGPIVELSDVNDQNASFDTSSMPRSSGILRFQLTVTDGYGGLARDSVVIKVNAAKATLITADAGDDQTVDEGTNVQLDGSCNDKLNREFSYSWVQTLGPFAPLSSTTSADPTFTAPEIANGQMVPTAFRLTCAVGDGGGSSTDVVIIRVNPVNDIPVADAGPDKNTLSNRLVILAGSGSDPDGDALKYTWKQVGGEDVDLLFPNRSELKFTAPEVFGGDSTTLEFELTATDPYGAKGTDTVTVTVTSDNARPSADAGLDQTVDEQTGVTLSGSAEDPDSEDITYTWKQVGGEAVELSSTDEQSPTFTAPIVANGKVKVLVFELRAADENGRPSKDTTKVYVLPVNSAPVVDAGIDQTVDVDATVMLSGSASDEDGEQLTYLWSQIGGQTVNLSSVTDLDVSFVAPKTELDTTLTFQLVANDGTIDSAPDTVDVVVKGIATKAITAYAGKDQNVNEHVVVTLFGSGKDPLKHNLSYSWNQLSGEPVVLSSSTLAKPSFESPDVDNEETKTLVFELTVSDGTGRSAKDTVKITVGPINGDPTAFAKVKSTREPV